The following is a genomic window from Fusarium verticillioides 7600 chromosome 5, whole genome shotgun sequence.
TCGAGAAAGGGGTATGAAAATGGCTAAGAGAGTACCGTAAGTGAAGCCCCCGAGAACAATTGTGACAAGGTTGGGAACTGACCTGGACAATAGTGAGCAACTCAATAATATGTGGGATTCTATGGTTTCTGAACAATTGCCCGGCCGAGGCGATTCTAATCAACAGCTGGTCGAATAAATTTTGTTGACCGCAAGCTACCATCTTCGAGGGACCAAGATGGCCCTATGCTATCTGTCCCCGTTTTAATCAGGGTCTGACTTCTTTCATTCTTGTTGTTTCTAGTATTTGTCTTTACTCATAGAGGATATCACTTCGCACCAAGCCAACACTGGACTTTGTGTGCTCACGGGAAGATTGTTTTTCTTGGCTCGGGGTTAAAGGATGGAAAAGAGAACTTGATGGGTGGAAAGGAAAAGCTGTTTATTAGAGAAGAGCTCTCCCATATTACATACTATACCTTGCGTCGATTAGACTGAACAAATGGTCTCAATTTCCCTTTAACTCTCTTGTGGCCACTAAACTAAGTGTTTCGCAACGTGCCGCCGAAATCAGTGTAAGCAAAGACATTTATTATACGACAGGGCTCATTTGCAGGAGAGATCGCGACACTTGTGGCAAATACCGTATTCTTCCCGAATCAAATAGACCGTTTATACTGAACTCGGAACAGATTATGACGTATATACATCCTTTTCTACATATTAATCCCTATCGTTTTCTCAATGTTCGCGTTGATCCTGGCCCTATATTTTGTGTTGCTGTAGACGCTGCTGCCTTCACCTCGACACCACCGCTGCCCATCATGCGACTCATCAGAGCAGCTCGACATTCCTTCGCCTTATCGTCACGATATTCCAACTGCGTTGCTGGGGGCTCGGATTCTTGGTTTTCTGGATCTttgtcctcatcgccaaatACGTCGTGGAGCTCAGCCGCCGAGCGCGAGGCAACACTACTGGCATTGGAGGCATTGCTGATGGCACGGCCGAATAGCTGACGCTTGCGAGGTCTAGGAGCTGGCTGTTCGGTTTCATCGGAGGCGAAGGAGGGGAGATTTGGTGTTGTGGTCTCTATAAGTGAGGTGAGTTTTGAAGAGAGGGCCTGGCGCTCTGCGGCTTTAGCGCGAAGACGAGCTTGCTCTGCGTTTTCGTGTTGTTTTGCTTGCTGTATGTTTTCTTGTGGAGTTAGAGGATTGTCTGTCGTTTCCTCAGTGCGAGAAGCTGTAGTATTAGCTTTGCTTGTGGGATCAGACCGAGTGCGAGGCAATGTCGTATGTTTGGTGGGTGATGGAGATCTGTTTAGCCGTGCTTGAGGAACCTCAGCAAGAGGTGAGTCAAAGTCCTTGTCCTTAGGGAGAGTAttggttgttgtttggtGAGTGCGTGCTGTGACAAAGTCTGGTGAGATGACCGAGGCAGGTTTGGCAGTCATTTTTCGAGAGACCTTTTCAGGTGAATCATGATCAAATGCCGAGGTATCGACGCCAGCGCCGTGTGGAGGTTTCGTGATATGACTTTTAGTTGACTTGAACACCGGTTCTGAACGAGTGCGCTGCATGGACTTCTCACGCAATCGTGCTTCAGGGGCGGTTCTAGAGGTTGGTTTAAGTTCAAGCTGAGATGTATCCGAGTATCGTTCTTTAATCTCAGGAAATATGTAATCGTCGAGAGGGACCTTGAAGCCTGTACGGATACATTCCCAGAACCAATCTGCTGAAACAACAGGAATGCCCCATTTCAGAGCCACGCGCAACTTCTCTTTGCGCATAGAAGTGATGTCCTTGCAAACCAGCACGCTTGTAGTTTTACGAAACTCTCCATCAAACTTGGCTCCTAGCTGAACAGCGGCTCTAGCAACTTGATTGAGCTCGATTCCCGTGAAAGCAGCACTGCATATGATAAGATCTGAAAACGCTGGTATGGggaagaaggtgaagggtCGACCGAGAACATGTTCTCCGGGATCAAAGTATTGTTTGTTGTGAAGGCACTTCTCGATATAGTATTCTGTCACAACATGGAGGTTATCGTAAGTTTCCTGAGGGTGAGTGTCAGGCTGAGATGTCTGAGGAACAATCAGAAACCGGCAGCGGGGTGGCTTTGGAGTTCTTCCCAGGGCGGCTTCATGCAATGAAGAGCAGATAGTGGCCCCGAGGGTGACGAGGGTTTGCTCTAGGACGGAGGTTCTTTGTGCGTTGAATCCATGTATGTAAAAGAAACAGTTCCCAAAAATGCCctgatcttcttctgggaCTATAGGAGCTGGTGGCTCCGGCTGAGCTTCTGCACACTGTGGCTGTTGGACCTGAGCCTGGTTTCCGTCTTCCTTGTTTTCCTGAGCGAAGGAATAATcccttgatgttgatcgaCCGAGAATATCGCCCCAGATGTTATTACGCTGTGAACTGAGCTTCATGCTGGCAGTCTTCCTGAGCTTCCTAGGGCCCTCCTCAGCGCCACCTGCAATGGCAGACTTGGATCGCTTGCTCATTGTACGCTTCAGTTCTCTTGTAACCCATGCGCCTTTCCCTTGCTCCTCGGGAGGTAATGTCGGGTCAAAtttggcttcttccaagatcaTCCTTCGAGAGATAGATTGCTCAAGCCAGGCGAGGGTGACTGGGTAAATGCCCCATGCTCTGGCTGCAGTATATTTCTTGCCTTCTGGTTTGTTGACGATTAGGTGTGTGCACCGTCTCGTCAAGTCGCCCGTATATAAGCCTCCATTCGATGTGATTTTATTTGCAATTTCGTCCCTCTGGTCACCGAAACCAGTCAAACATATCAGCAGTGAATCCCTTGCTGGCTCTCCTCGTTGTGGCTGGACTGTAGGATCGATGCCTCGCTTCTCTAGGGGTTTTAGTTGGTGCTTATTCTCGAGCTGCCGATAGTCGATCTCTTCGTCGTTCTTCCATATCTCGCTAAGTTCCTCGATCCAGGCGGCATCCATGGCCCTGATATCGGGGCGTTCACGAGCGACATGGCGATATTTGGGTGTGTCGTAGTCACCAACAATAAGATGGCTTACGTCGGGGGTGAGATCGTATTTATgaacaccaccaagctcgGCAACTTTGGAAGCGATGCTGGTCTAGGCATCATGGGTCAGTAAACAGGACTCATGATGACTGACGAGTCTGAACGGTACTTACACGATGCTCAGCAGGAATACTTGTACAGCAGACGACGATGCCCTTGAGAGGTTCTGCTGGATCTATTTGTatgtcttcctcttcgttcGTGTGAGGTGAGGCCATTTTCAGTCCCTTTTGTCTGGCGGTTGCTGTGGTGTTACAACTTGGACCGTCGGAGCTTGTGATTTTAATCGATATCAATCTTTTTGGGAACGCGTCGTGAACCAAAACCGCGTCAAGTGCTTAGACTGGGCCCAGACGTCATGACACAGGCGGGGGCTCTCACTACATGGATATTTGCACTGTACATATCCACTGTAAATCGCTGAAACTAGAGCTAAAAGAGATAAAATACAGTGCGGAACCTACAACACCCATCATAGATGGAtgacaacttcatctctGCGAGATCTTGAAGGATAAAATCATTGAGTTTGGCACGAGATTTTCTGTTGATTAGAAACTTCAACTCAAGTGCTATATATAAGGTAGTTCGTAGACTCACGTGCGGAATAGCCGCTTCCAGAACTCGAGAACCTCGAACTAGGTATAACTCGACTACTGGCTCAGAGCCGATAATCGGGTTTTAGGTTTTTTATGCTCATCATTCACGAAACTCTAAAGAAAAATTGAATAGATAATTCAAGGTGTATTATGAATATTGTTTTTCACGGTCAAAATTCCTTTTATCATAAGCGTGATCCAACCAAGTGATCTGTGACATCTCATATCATATACAAGGTAGGTGATATAAGTGAATAACGGATACCGTAAGGCATCTACAGCCAAGCCCCGCTCATCACCTACCTAAACTTCAACCCCCACCATCAGCTAAGATCACAGCCTTGTCGCGAAGTGAAAGCTCAACCCCTCCATCTacacttcttcttcgtctccaacaacaactttCCCGCCTTCCCTCTCGAACTTGACTCGATCGCTGCGGCGCAACCCTCACATGGGGAACTCCTTCCGATAAACGCTCCCTCATCCTCCTACCCTCACTCTGCGCCATCTTACCACGACCGAACCAAGCATCTTCACCGTTCGATCACCACTAGGAGCCTAAACCCGAGTATCCTCCGTGGAACAGTTCGACCCTACCGGCCGATGCTCGAGTATCCCAACAACCCGCTTGACGACTCGATTTCCATATCCTTAGAGAGCCTTGCCAACTAGCCACAAATCCGACGCCCTCAAGATGCCTCCACCATCCGCTGCCCAACAGAAGGTTCTCATCGCCCAGTTCGTAGCTCTGACTGGTCAATCAGAGCGACAGGCTACCCGTGTACGTATTTTCCGTGTTCACCTTCCTTACTGTACCTATGCCGATCATCGCGAACCAAGCTGGTCCTTGACACGGATAGACCTCATGACAACCTACTGCTCTACACGGCATGGCTTGGGCTATGGATGCATCGGCTTGTGTTTCAGCGGCGCCTATTTAGCCAGGAGttgtatcatcatgattgtACGGCACGGCGTTGCTAACATCCACTTTAATAGTACCTCAAGAATGCCGGGTTCAAGCTCAACGAAGCTGTCGATACGTAAGTTACTGTCGTCTTTTTCTATTCTTTATGCTTGTCATGATACACATCGCCTACGTCTAGACACTGGCACAATGCTCCCTGGCACATCCGAATACGGATATGTCTATGTTGAGCAGCTTCCGGCTATTGTTTGCCCACTGTATCCATCCTGTCACTGTCGCCTGGCCCACTATTGCCCGTCTCATTTGCAAAGTATGACCGACAAAGACGCCGATAGTCTTAGACAAGGTTACTTGTAGATctggtgctgttgagggGTCTTGAATACGTTACCTTGAGGCCATGTGGTGCTTATGCTTTCATCAAATTCCCAGATGAGAACCATGGGAATCTTGAAGTAGTTGGCACCCATGATAGGGCTTGTACAGACGCCTCTTACGTTGTTACAAAACTTTCAACACCTCCTATTCTTCAGAGCCCTTGCCCATTCGGCGCTTTGTGACCTTACTATAGTCACTCAAGCACAGTCCGGCCAGCTAagaagatgggatggaaAAGTTTCAAGAAGCGCATCAAGACCGGGGTTCCTATCTTGTCCTCTACCAAGGAGGCCGGCAAAGATACCTCTCGATCGTCTCATCAGACGGAATCTGAACAAACACGAACGAATTCTAAATCTCGGTATATCACCTTGGTGTTCAATAGTTGTGTTAtgtgttggttgagatggcCACAGCAGCACGCATAGTTATTGTTGGCCATTGCACTGGCCCTTTGCTCAGAACCCTTCGCTATTTCAACAATACCTTGCGATATCGACTGACATATATCGAATAGGTTCTTTTCATCCAATGGAGACACTAAAGGCCCATCGCCTCTGGAAGTATCGCTAGACAAGCTATTTACTCAACTGCAAGGTATTTGGTCCTCCAATTCGTCAAGTTCATTAGCTTACATCTTCAACTAGACTCTAGCGATGAAAAAGACAAACTGGAGCTCGACTCTACAATGTCATACCTCACTGAGAAGCTACAAGTCAACATCGAAAACGCCGAGCTACTTGTTGCGCTTGAACTTCTCCAGGCTCCATCTGTGGGCGTCATTACCAGAAAAGGTTACGTTGATGGCTGGAAAGTGACTGGGTAAGATTGCACTCAAGCCTGTTATTGACGTCGAATGCAATACATGGGCAGACTCCTTTGTGAATTCATTGCTGATTTGGTACAGAGCTGGAACGACACATCAAGAGCATGCCGCCCATCTCCGAAAACTGACCAAATCCCTATCTTCTGACCCGACGCTATTCAAGAAGGTTTATAGACATACCTTTGTTGCTGGTCGAGATGGCGACCAGAAAGCACTGAACCTTGAGACTGCGCTCGTTTACTGGGACATCCTATTTGCCCCTCCAGGAATGGAGTGGAAGACACCAAACCGCAACTGGTTGGAATTGTGGAAGTCCTTCCTCAACGCCAAATGGACTCGTTCGGTCAACAAGGACATGTGGAACATGACACTCGAGTTTGCCCTCAAGTCTTTATCTGACGAGTCACTATCATTTTGGAATGAGGATGGCGCTTGGCCAAGTGTGATTGACGACTTTGTGGATTGGTGTCGTGAGCAGGGCATTGGTAAGACCGATGGCATGGACGTTGACAACTAGGGAAGCGGCACACACATCGGCTCACAACACGAAACGGAGCCcatggaagacatggacTCCTGCAACTCCGGTTCCGATATCCACATGCCACTGTATACGGGCAGGGCACATCGTTTAGGCGCCAACCGAACGCATGGGAAGCGGGCTGCGTTTCGAGAAGGACGGCGTTAACCAAGAGCACCCGGACCATCGGTGTGGTTGTAATTGATGACTTATGATAGACATGCTGTAACAGAATAGAACAGCTTCATGTTACCAGTCCTTCTGTGTGATTTTGTGTCCTGAACCCTCGGTGAGATTCGTCCACCTATTAGGTCCTTGAAAACGTGACAAGCACATAATGAGACGAATAATAGTTTGGAGCTTTATAGTATTTCATACAACCATGGCCACTGTCTTTAGACGCAGCGTCGTTTTTGTACACAGCATCGTGTGATGCCTGAGCATAGGGCCGAGTCTTTTCTCGGACTCTGACACCCACACTCTCATTTGAGAATCATCCATGTATCCTACAAGAAGATTTCCTGCTCCTTCATCGTCGGTATTAAAGCCGTTTGTCATCCATTtatatcttcaagtctttcCTTCTCCCTTATGCCTCACTACCAGTCGTCTTCCACTGGGGTGGTCCAAATCTAGCTAAGGACTCAAGCTTTCCGTCTCCGAGCTTGACATGTGCGGCGCGAATCATACGGGGCTCAAGGCGCAATGTGTTTCGTACGTCTTGGTGAACCTTTGAGGCAGCATCGTATCGCATGACGAAGTAATGGCCGTGTGTGTGCTTCATCTGATGCACTGAGATAGGCTTCGGTAGGGAGAAGACACCCCAGTTGGCGAGACCGCGGACGACGCCGCCATTCTTGAGGACGAGGGAACCGACGGTTTGGGCGATTCTGCGTTGGTTAGCTAGGATCGGTGGATGATTCGATGTGAGGAACGTACTCCTTCACCTCGGAGAGGCTGCCCGGTCGGACCTAATTTCGGTTAGCTCTAATACATGTGCAGAGAAGGAAAGGACTCATACAATTGCGATTAATTCGTAGAGCATCTTGGGGATGACATCTACAGTAAGAATGATATTGTCGCGGTATATTTCGATGTCGCCTAAGCTGGCTGAATTTCTGGCGGATCTCGAATTTTGGGCTCCGAGGATTAGCCACTTCAACAGCGGGAGCTCATGGCGTGTGGGGCGTTTAGATATCTGTTCAACAACACAATGCATTCACTGTTGGATTATAGTCGATTTCATCGTCATTCATAATATTCTAAACACGACGCCTTCTATGTTACAGGCTTTTAGATATAGTACAGTCGAGGCAGATCTCGAGATTTGGTGGTTTTACATATTAGATTCGCTCCTTAGACAAGGCCTGCCAGATACTCCACGGCAGTTTCCAGCCAGCTGTCTTGACGGCGAATGGGTTGAAATCTGCTTGCTCTAGACGTTGCAAGTACTGTGCCGAAGGgatagcttcaagaagcaCTCCAAATCCTTGTCGGATCTCTCTCAATGTGTCGTTCCCCTCTGTATAGAAATGCTCAGCTTCTCCCTGATGCTCGAATTCGTGACCTGGATCCTCTCCTGCCTTGAGCCGCTTGAGCATCTCTCGGGCCGTGATGAGGTGGTCATTGGCTCGTGTTGCGACCTGGAATACAGCATCTTGAAGTCCGGGTGCATTGGGTCCTTGCCTAAagacctcctcttctttAACACCTGCTTCAGCCATGGCATCCAATGGTAGAAGAAGCGCAGGCTCCCGCACAGCTGGAACCTGACCAGAAGGTGTATTTACTGGAGGGGGAGGTGCCGCCAGAATAGGGATGCCACGTAGGACCGCAGCGATACCGCAAGCCTTTCCGATATGACTTGCGAGATGGTCGACATGCATTGATCTCAGTGGAAGTGATGCTAATGTCGTGTACATGAGAGTCGAATATGTATTCTCAGCATACTCCTCCAAGCTCGCCAAATTCGCAAAAGGCCTGTTTGTCATATGCTTTTCTCTGGTTTTTATTAATCTTGAGATCCAAAATTTGATTGATTTCTTGGTAGAATTGCCATCGCGGGCTTCCAGATCTTGTAGACCcttgtggaggaggatgcAAATAGGTTCGCGAGGGGGACGGCCCGCGAAAGTGTTGTCAATGGATTCTTGCCAGAATTTCATTCGGAAGGATCCAATCGTAGGGTTAGAAACGAGCTCGGGGAGgcgaacaagctcaaggttgagggtACGTAGAGCAGCGTAGGTGTCTTGTACTGGAGAGGGGACAAAGCGGCGAATGAGATGAGCATCATAGTCGCTATTTCTGAGAGTTGTCAGAGTAGGTCCTTGGATTGTACGATTGAGCTTACTGTAATTGTGTCAAGCAATATCTTCTCGCAGattcaacatcagcatctgTGATATATGTTCGACGATATGTTTGGGCGTAAGTGAAGCCCCGAAGACTCTGGCCCAATAGTCTCGGGCGATACATTGTAGAATGATGAGTCCTCAACGATGGTTGAAGTACAATTGTGTTTCAAACCCTGTTATCATCTCAATAACAATGCAATTGATCGTGATACAGTGGACATGACGGTTCTACGACTTAGACACGGCCACCCATAGACGTCGGATTTCCAATCGCCTTCAGTGAATTTTTCATGACGTCGAGCTCTACCGCGCCACAGCATCAGCCACATCAATTAACATGAAATGACGAGATGGAAGGAACCACTTAAACACGGGATCAGGTGACACTTCCACGCGCAGTCGCGCCTGCAGGGGTTTGTCGCGTCTCCCAGAAAGTCCAGCTCCGATCTCAAAGAGCTCTTTTGGGGGGCTTCAACATTTTTGGCCAAACGCTCTTTGAGAAAAGGTCTTTAGTCATGACACTTTCTTACCAGCGCCCTGATGATCATATAGATCCAGAACCTCccgcaaaaagaagaaggttttTTGCAGACCCAGACGAACTCTCTTCAGACCCTGTCTCTCATGACCAGTCCCCACTACCGCAGCCGAAACGGTTCTTTAAAGACGCAGACGATattgaggaagaagatgagtaCAAAGATGGTTTAGACGAAATACACGACGATGATCTCCCTGTTACATCTCCGTCGCGACCACCGGCGCTCCAACAGGAGTCGTCTGTCTCCTTTGATCAAGAGACATTCGAGGCTTTCGTTGGGGACAAGGTCTCTACTGACGTTCTTTCGGCCATAAGAGACCACTGCGGAAACGATCTCGAACGAGCGGTTAATATGTACTTTGATGGAACATACAAGAAATTTGTaaagaagccatcatggaaaGCACCCTTAAGGCCTGCTTCTACCGCCAGCTCCAGTCGGTCGCCAAGCGCCCCCAACGAACGCAAGCCGAATATCAAGACAAGCCAGAGAATGCCGAAACAACGATACATAGGAGCTTTTGGTGTCGAAGGATGGGCTACAAGAAGCGGAGTTAACGTGTTGAAGCACGGCGATATCGTGAAAATCGAGCGACAAAAGTTACAACCACCCCAATCTGTCAGAGGGAAGGGGAAGACCGGACAAGTTACACCTTCACGAGGATttgccgccgccgccgcgaGGCGAGTTGATGTTATCGTGCGCTTCACCACTCAAAACGGATCAGAAGTTGGGCGGCTAGCGAAGGAGACAGCGAATTGGGTTTCGGCTCTAATCGACGAAAAGGTGTGCAAATTCGAAGGAACTGTGGTCTACGCCCCTGAGAGACTCCGAACGAACGACACGATTTTCCTACAATTGCGATGCTCATTGCTTGACTCTGCCTTTTTCAACCGCTCATTCAAACTCGCTGACGACCGATCGACTGCTTTCTTCGAGCAAAACGAGACAAACGATGAGAAAACGCTTCGACTGCGCCAAGTCGCTCTGGTCAAATTGTTTCAAGAGATCAATTTACAGCCCACTATGTCGAATGATGCTGCCAAAGTTGGCCGTAAGGGGCTACTCCAAGCTGCCGAG
Proteins encoded in this region:
- a CDS encoding 30S ribosomal protein S6, whose protein sequence is MLYELIAIVRPGSLSEVKEIAQTVGSLVLKNGGVVRGLANWGVFSLPKPISVHQMKHTHGHYFVMRYDAASKVHQDVRNTLRLEPRMIRAAHVKLGDGKLESLARFGPPQWKTTGSEA